The Eptesicus fuscus isolate TK198812 chromosome 20, DD_ASM_mEF_20220401, whole genome shotgun sequence genome contains the following window.
GAACCAAGAGTCTTCAAACACTGAGTCACAAGACATTCATGTATAATAAAATCAAACGATTTAATGGAAGGGGCTACAATAAGATACACTACAAGAGTGAATCCAGGTAGCTAGCAATCCATGCATCTTGACAAACATggttcaggtgtgtgtgtgtgtgtgtgtgtgtgtgtgagtgtgtgcagaaAGGATTGGGCACAAAATGTATTTGCTATAGTGgatctcaatggaaaaatagtttGGAAACTCTGGCTGGTGTGAGCAGGAGTCCGGTGTGAAGAGACTAAGGTGAATATGCTGCATTCTGTGCTGGGGATCTAAATCTTGTATCTCCAGGACCTGAAACTGTACCTGTCAGGTAATAGATTCActatttgtttaatgaaaaaaaatcgaAAATGACCTTTAAGGCAGaggtcagtatttttttttttctgggaagggCCAGgtagcaaatattttaggctttgtgagccATATGGTCGCCATCAATTATTCAGCTGTGCTTTTAGAGCAGGAAAACAGCCTTCGACAGTACGTAAGTGAGTGGGCATTGTGATGGCCCAATAAAACTGTATTCATCGGAGAGCGGGACGTCTGGCTCGTGAGTGGGAACCTCCGTGTCGCGCGTGCCTAACGAGTGATTTAAAAATGGGTGATGTTGAGAAGGGCAGGAAGATTTTTGTTCAGAAGTGTGCCCAGTGCCATActgtggagaagggaggcaagcacaAGTCTGGGCCAAATCTCCATGGTCTGTTTGGGCGAAAGACAGGTCAGGCCCCTGGATTGTCTTACAGGGATGCCAACAAGAACAAAGGGATCACCTGGGGTGAGGCTACTCTGATGGAGTGTTGGGAGAATCCCCAGGAGTACGTCCCTAGAACAAAAATGCTCTTCGCTGGCATTGAGAAGAGTGCAGAAAGGGCAGACTTGATAGCTTATCTCAAAAAAGCTATCATGAGGAATAGTTGGCCACGGCCTTGTTTATTACGAGTGTCTCATGACTTTTTTATGTGTACCATATTTACCATGTGTAATTGACCTCCTACACCAGAATTCAGATCATGGATGGCTAACAGAGCATGTCTTTCGGGCAGTCCTGATTTAAGTAAGATTGGCTTGTGGTTAAATGAATATAgtcagctgcttttttttttttttaaaatatattttttattgatttttttacagagaggaaggtagagggatagagagttagaaacatcgatgagagagaaacatcgatcagctgcctcttgcacaccccctactggggatgtgcccacaaccaaggtacatgcccttgaccagaatcgaacctgggaccttccagtccgcaggccgatgctctatccactgagccaaaccagttagggcagcttCTTGATCTTTGATGATGATTTGGGTTCAGCAAGTGCTGTCACTGCCCCCGCTTCTGAAAACACGACTGGACTTGATTCCTGGTGTTCAACTTTTCACAGAGGTGGCGCGTGCCATCTCAAAACTGCAGGAGATTGGCTTACATGTAGATTTATAGAACTGGTTGTGTTAATATGTTTAAATTCTGAGGAAAACCCTTCACTGTCTCTTAGACCTGCAAGACTTGCTCAAGTTGTGTTCATCAGCCTGTTAAAAGGCAAGGGCTGCAGGTACGCTGGCAGTGACCATTTTATCTTTTTGGTCCCAACTATGCCAACTTAATAAAATTCCCTGTCTCTAAGCTGTTGCCTTTTACTGAATGAAAGGCATTTTAGTGTGGTTTatgtataatattaaataaagagTATTTAAcacttctaaaaaagaaaaaactgcatTTACCAACACAAGCCTTCAGCTCACTGGTCATAGTGAGCAGACTTCCAGGGAGGCTAAAGGTGGTTCCTTCTTTACTTCCCTTGTCACTCTCAGGTGAGTGCCCACCACCCAATTCCTGGGAGGTGTGAGTGCCTGATGTAGGTGAGAAGTGATATAGCTCGGAAATGACCGAGCTCCTTGCAGCTGTGTGAGGAGGGGACAGTCCGTCCAGATCTGCAGGGCAGTGACCTGGGGAACTTTCTGAAATGGTTGGAGTTGTTTGGGGAGATGGCACTTCATGTAAAGTGATTATATGCTCCACCACAAGCATTCTGTTTTAGGAAAGGCCCCACATAAGCACAAATCAAAGCAGTCttgggtcattttttaaaagcctaataACACATCGATATTTCCTTGACTTTGTACTTTAATACATGTATAATTTCCAgattttccccttctttcccattttcccttttgtttttggGATGGCGATAGAGGACACAATGAGGGAATAGCTCATCATCTGACCTCCGCTCTGAGAAATGGTCCCACCATGTGGTTTAATTCAACCACCTGCCTCGGCAAGTGAGGAGCGAGACGCCGGGAAAGATCATTGAGGATTATTAAAAGGCATGTTTCGGGAGTTTGGACCTTATTCTCAATCAGCATTGTCTAATAGAAATGTAACGGGAGCCAGATATGTCATCTAAAATTTTCTAGttgctgccttaaaaaaaaagtaagaatgaagaggtgaaattcattttaataatatttttacgAAAGCTAATATGTCTGAAATATTAACATTCcaatatgtaaacaaaaataaaacattatcaaTGAGATATTTTGCCTTTCCGTACAAGATATGACAGGCCTAGTGCGGGTTTTATGCATGCAGCAGCCTCCGTGCCGACCAGCCACATCTCAAGGGTTTACTAGCCCCATGAGACCAGTGGCTACCGTGCTGGACAGCAGGACAGCACAGCTCTgtctgggggcagggcctgggagtgcGTGTTGAAGACATTCGGTAGAGGACCGACTCTTCCCATCTTCTCCGGTTCTGCTGTGGAGCCTAAGCCTCTGAAAGTTGGAGGACACTGAGCAGGTGACGGTCAAAGGACCTAAAAGAAAGGCGATGGAGGCTTGAGCTAGAGCGGTGCAGTAGGCATGGGGCTGGGGGGATGATTTGCTAGACATTTCGGTAATAGGAATTGTAAAGCTTTTTGTGGAATGCTAGCAatgaggaaagggggagaaagtGGAGAGTATTTCCAGCTCAGGTGTGTTTAGTAGTAACTGTGACTATGATAGGGAACTGATAGGAATAACAGTTGTCAAGGAGAACAAACAGCTTTCTTGTAGACCAGGAAGAGAGAAGTGCATCGGGGTGAGCTGCAGCTCATGAATGAGGTCAGGCTCGGGAGCCATCAAAGGGCATGACTGCTGAGGTTGTGCCAGCCGTGACCATGGCCACAGCGTGTGTAGCAGAACACGAGGAGGGGGTGGAAGGGGCACAGGACcaggaaaatgtgtgtgtattcttCCCCAAAGGGAGACAGTTTCCGTAGGTCATGCCATGAAGGCAGAAGTGTTTAGAGGGAACTGTACTCATGTCTataatttactttgaaatgcattaaaaatgacagcatggatagatggatgaatagatatatgataataaaaatatagaaagtatgataataaaaatatgaatttagaatttAGTTGGTGGGTAGATGGTGCTTGTTGTACAAGTCTCTCCTACTGTGGCCGTGGTTAAAGTTTTCATAATACAGGgttgagggggggtggggaagatggTTTCAAGGTCAGTGGTATCGAGTGctaaggaaagaggaggaggtcCAGAACGAAAGGATGTGTGTCTCTTCAGTTAGGAAGGATTGGCGACCCTGCGACCAGGTGGGCTGTTGTGGTGTGACAGAGCCAGCCGGCAGCGGGAGAATGGAAATGCTTCAGAGAGACGGGAGTGTAAGGGACTTCACCAGGTGTCTGCTCTATGCCGTCTCCTTTGCTGGACTGGAGTTGGCCAGTGAGTCCCTTATCTTTGTTTTAGGACCATCATTGCTAGTCACCCAGGTATAAAATTCCCTATAGGGAAGGAGGCTTTAGAATGTATTTAgtgtggccaaaaccggtttggctcagtggatagagcgtcggcctgcagactggagggtcccgggttcgattccggtcaagggcatgtaccttggttgcgggcacatccccagtgggggctgtgcaggaggcagctggtcgatgtttctctctcatcgatgtttctggctctctatccctctcccttcctctctgtgaaaaatcaataaaatatattaaaaaaaaaaaaaaaaaagaatgtatttagTGTGTCTTTGTCCTGGTTACTGCCTTTGTGCGTAATGTTTTCTGCACTGACACGGTTACATGTGCATGGTGACTGGATCAACGCCTTTTTTTTATCAGAAGTTTctagccagattttttttttttaattgcagatTGTGCTCTTTGGATGGATGCTAAGGTTTCAGTATTAATTATTGAACACAAGTAGTGTCTGCTATGCCTGTTTAATGTTCTTGAAAATTTTGGGAAAAGCATAGTGGCTCTGTTTTAAGGTGTGCTGCAATAGCCTATGCTAAACTGCATTGTGGGAGTGGAAGGAACATAAACTTGCTTTAAGAATCTCCGTCTACCCTGACTGGCATTCCCagcggttagagcatcggcctgtgcaccagaggtcacaggttcaattcgaggtcaggggcacatacctgggttgaagggccaatctcccctcccctttcggtgtatgtgtgggaggcaaccaatagtgtctctgtcacatggatatttttctctctacccctcaccccttttccttccactctctctaaagtcaatggaaaaagtatcctcattccttgggtgaggattaaaaacattatttaaaaaaagaatctccaTCTTTTTAACCCCACTTGAAAGGCCCATGAGAGAATGAAGAAATTTAAATGCTTTGTATTTTCTCTCACCcacactgaaatattttaagaagtttcaaccattgaatatttttttatcagTGACACATTCTTATTTTTCCTGTATGAATGCCAAATATCAAACATTCTTTCTTATGTTCCTGATACTTTCTCTTCTCAGGAAACTTTGGTAATGATGAgaatacaccaaaaaaaaaaaaaaaaaaaaaaaaaaaaaaaagatagagagagagagagaagaagaaaacccTGAGAAAACCAAaccaatttatcaatttatttcttaattatctgACTCACAAATTGATTGCTCTTGGAAAAACTGTAGTGTTTTATTTGTCATTTACTAGTTGATGGTGATAATTTCTCTCCAATTCATATAAACTCCTAGAGAAAGGACTTGGAAGATGTTTCAAGATGAGAGATGCTTAAACAAGGGGACTTGCTGCATCTAAAGTCAGGAATGCCTTCCATGGCGTCTCTCTAGATTTGGTGCTGGAATATTGCAGTTAAGGAATCCATTGCACCAGCCTGTGATCCCAGTGCACCCAGAGACGCAAGGTGGGCCCTCCGCAGCAAGCAGCACCTCAGGGGATCCATTTGGAGAGGAtgagggaggagagcagagggagagggtgtgaaGTCCAGAGAGCCGAAGAATTAAAAAGCTAGTGGGCTTATGTTTGTACAGAGGGCTGCATTTTCACTCTCTCATCTACTATCCCGCCTGAGATAAAGCAGCTGCCATGCTACcctctgtgtatgtgtgagagaacTTTGAAAGGTTGAGCTGCATGACCAGAACTCGCCATAATTGCAGCAGGGGCGAAAGTAGAAAACAGCACTGAACAAATACGTGCTCGGAGGGCCACCAGTGAAGGGCCAAGGAGACCATTGGAGTGGGATGCGGAAGCAGTTTCCGAGATCGTTCATGGTCAGCCTGGATATTTCCAGTGGGTACCCCCAGAGACTTTTGTGAGTTTGAAATTCTTAGATGTGGAAATGTTCATTGTCCCTGCTTCCGCATGTCTGTTTTCCTGGTCATCCTTTCTACGGCCGGCCGTGGGTTTCTGGTCAATTTCCTCAGGCCCTAAATTTATTGCTTTTTCATAATTTGGTtcacttgatcttttttttttttttttataagtaacaTTTCCCGATGTTTGTGGAGATGAA
Protein-coding sequences here:
- the LOC103300565 gene encoding cytochrome c-like; its protein translation is MGDVEKGRKIFVQKCAQCHTVEKGGKHKSGPNLHGLFGRKTGQAPGLSYRDANKNKGITWGEATLMECWENPQEYVPRTKMLFAGIEKSAERADLIAYLKKAIMRNSWPRPCLLRVSHDFFMCTIFTMCN